The Mytilus trossulus isolate FHL-02 chromosome 13, PNRI_Mtr1.1.1.hap1, whole genome shotgun sequence genome has a segment encoding these proteins:
- the LOC134694092 gene encoding guanine nucleotide exchange factor subunit RIC1-like, with product MFYQTEVKLTKSDTYLISRTQTENALAEKKRQKRQTSIHKTLHSTVHKTVHKTLHRTVHRTVHKTLHRKVHKTLHKTVHKTLHRPVHKTVHKTLHRPVHKTVHKTLHRPVHKTLHRPVHKTVHKTLHIPVHKTLHRPVHKTLHRPVHKTVHKTLHIPVHKTLHRPVHKTLHRPVHKTVHKTLHRPVHKTVHKTLHRPVHKILHRPVHKTVHKTLHRPVHKTLHRPVHKTLHRIVHKTLHRTVHKTLHKTVHKTVHKTVHKTLHKTVHKTVHKTLHRPVHKTLHRPVHKILHRPVHKTLHRTVHKTLHRTERLSCMNHTNSRV from the coding sequence atgttttatcaaacaGAGGTCAAACTTACCAAAAGTGACACATATCTCATAAGTCGAACACAAACTGAAAATGCCTTAGCAGagaaaaaacgacaaaaaagacaaacatcaaTACATAAAACACTACATAGCACAGTACATAAAACAGTACATAAAACACTACATAGAACAGTACATAGAACAGTACATAAAACACTACATAGAAAAGTACATAAAACACTACATAAAACAGTACATAAAACACTTCATAGACCAGTACATAAAACAGTACATAAAACACTACATAGACCAGTACATAAAACAGTACATAAAACACTACATAGACCAGTACATAAAACACTACATAGACCAGTACATAAAACAGTACATAAAACACTACATATACCAGTACATAAAACACTACATAGACCAGTACATAAAACACTACATAGACCAGTACATAAAACAGTACATAAAACACTACATATACCAGTACATAAAACACTACATAGACCAGTACATAAAACACTACATAGACCAGTACATAAAACAGTACATAAAACACTACATAGACCAGTACATAAAACAGTACATAAAACACTACATAGACCAGTACATAAAATACTACATAGACCAGTACATAAAACAGTACATAAAACACTACATAGACCAGTACATAAAACACTACATAGACCAGTACATAAAACACTACATAGAATAGTACATAAAACACTACATAGAACAGTACATAAAACACTACATAAAACAGTACATAAAACAGTACATAAAACAGTACATAAAACACTACATAAAACAGTACATAAAACAGTACATAAAACACTACATAGACCAGTACATAAAACACTACATAGACCAGTACATAAAATTCTACATAGACCAGTACATAAAACACTACATAGAACAGTACATAAAACACTACATAGAACAGAACGACTGAGCTGCATGAACCATACCAACAGTCGGGTGTAG